The nucleotide window gtatgtaaacttctgacccactgagaatgtgatgaaagaaataagctgaaataaatcactactattatgctgacatttcacattcttaaaatatagtggtgatcctaactgacctaaaacagggacgttttactaggattaaatgtcaggaattgtgaaaaactgagtttaaatgtattttactaAATTGTATGtcaaacttctgacttcaactgtatatgtatgggtaaagtgactaggaaccataatatttaaataaatcaacagtagcagcagcatatgtgatgagttAAAAGACCAAAAAAGATCAATGCGTAGCTAGTGCCATCAGAAAATCtccacacccctttactttttccacaattggttgtgttacagcctgaatttaaaatggattagatTCAGATGTGTTTGTCACTTGCCTACACACAactcatgtcaaagtggaattatgttgaTCAAAAttgacaaattaataaaaaaacgTAAAGTGTAAAgcttaaatgtcttgagtcacTTAGTGTATTCATCCCATTTGTTATGACAAGCTTTaaaaagttcaggagtaaaaatgtgcttaacaagtcacataagttgcatgaactcactctgtgtgcaattatAGTGTTTAGCATGATTGTTGAATAACTAcctaatctctgtaccccacacatacaattatctgtaaggtccctcattcgagcagtgaatttcaagcacagattcaaccacaaagaccaggaaggttttccaatgcctcaaaaTGAAGGGCACCTATTGTTAGGTGGGTATAaataaacagacattgaatatccctttgagcatggtgaagtgaataattacacgttggatggtgtgtatcaacacacccagtcactacaaagaaacaggtgtctttcctaactcagttgcctgagaggaaggaaacctcttAGGGATTTCACCAGGCCAATGGTGCCTTTAAAACAGTtaagagttgaatggctgtgatgggagaaaagtgaggatggatcaacaatgtagttactcaacaatactaacctaaatgacagagtgaaaagaatgaaGGCTGCACAGAATACACATTCCAaagcatgcatcctgtttgcaacaaggcacaaaagtaatactgcaaagaaattggcaaagcaattcactttttgtcctaaaTACAAAGTGATATGTTTGGGGCATAACCAATACAACacagtaccactctccatattttcaagcatagtggtggctgcatcatgttgtgtATGTCACTCGTCATTCAGGGCACCTTTAGGTAAAAACTTATTtttttgcctgttttgcatgttattttggcattaatacaagTCACAtttcagtttgcaaacaatgtaacaaaaaaaaaaatgttaaagtctcagttaataaagccgcatacagaCATGGTCTcatttttgctttcttgagtaaggcagctccaaaatgcaggtgtttttccacattttgtttcgttaaagccttattctaaaatgtattacattattttctctctcatcaacctacacacaataccccataatgacaaagcgaaaactgtTTTTTTTAGTAATGTTAGCAAATGTTTGAAACATTTAAAtcagaaatacctcatttacataagtattcaggccctttgcatGAGACTCATTATTGatctcagctgcatcctgtttccattgatcaaccttgagatgtttctacaacttggagtccacatgtggtaaattcaattgattgatttggaaaggcacacacctgtctctataaggtcccacagttgacagtgcatgtcagagcaaaaccttgagattgaaggaattgtccgtagagtgcAGACACcggattgtatcgaggcacagatctggggaagggttccaaaacatttctgcaccattgaaggtccctaagaataGTGGCctccatttttaaatggaagaagtgtggaaccactaagactcttcctagaactggatGCCCAACCAGTGAGCAATCggggggaaaagggccttggtcggggaggtgaccaagaactcactgtggagatgggataatcttccagaaggacaacaatctctgcagcagtccaccaatcaggactttatggtagagtggccagacggaagccactcctcattaaaaggaatatgacagcccacttggagtttgccaaaaggcacctaaaggactctgaccatgaaaaAACAGGTttattttgcctgaatgccatgtgtcacatctggagaaaacctggcaccatccctacagcgaagcatggtggtggcagcatcatgctgtggggaggtttttttagcggcagggaatgggagactagtcaggatcaagggaaagaagtatggagcaaagtacagagagatccttgatgaaaaccggctccagagtgctcaggacctcagtctggggtgaaagttcacattccaacaggacaacaactcttaagcacacagccaagacaatgcaggagtggcttcaggacaagtctctgaatgtccttgagtggctcagccagagcccggatttgaacctgatcaaacatctttgaagagacctgaaaatagctgtgcagccacgctccccatccaacctgacagagcttgagaggatctgcagagaaactccccaaatacaggtgtgccaagcttgtagtgtcatacacaagaagactcgaggctgtaattgctgccaaaaggtgcttcaacaaagtactgagtaatacTTAAGTAAATGGGATATTTCGGGGGGTTATACATTTGCCAACAtttctgtcattatggggtattgtgtgtatatcgatgagaaaaaaaacatttgatccattctagaataaggctgtaatgtaacaaaatgtggaaaaggtcaaggggtttgaatactttctgaatgcacttgtTCCTTACCAGGAAGACAGCAAATGCTCGAGTGGCCTagctacagttttgacttaaatctgcttgaaaatctatggcaagacctgaaaatggttgtctagcaatgatcaacaaccaatttgacagagcttgaataattaaaaaaaagaaaatgttgCATAATCAAGGTGTGGAACACtcttagaaacttacccagaaagactcacagctgtaatcgcttaAGCTAAACACTTATCTAATAGAGATGTATTTTTCATACATGTTTTTCAAATGATAGAATCTTTCTTCTACTTTCACATtcaagtattttgtgtagatcgttgtaaaaataaataaagacataCATTTTAATCACATTTTGTAACAATTTTggggggaaaaagtcaaggggtgtgaacactGAAGGCACGGTATTTGGTGAACTATTTAGTAGTGttattgcttggggatagaagctgttcagggcaACTGTTTGTTCCAGAGTTGGTGCATCGGTACGATAGCAGAAAGCAATGACAATTTCAGCATGCAAATCTGGGTGGGGCAAACTCAACAAAAattgatgcatgccagcaaagacaCTAAACAATAAATTAATTGCACTATAGCGGTGACAAATGCTGCCCAcactgttaggacctacataaagctgtcccaacagcagagctttcttttcagcaccacaGAGTGAATCCTTGTCTGGCatcgaaacagttcattcagcctcatttactgcccgAAAAAAAAAGaacatggctgacttgcttaaacaaatgtggttcctACTAACAATTcagatgtacaaactatgacataaggggacgacaagcggacaagagacaatccgtaatttcgattgataatgagcgagctaggacggacataGTCAATAGAACTATtagttcagcacttttgaaacaTACAGCAATAGAATTCAGAatatgggccgttcttacagtattctccctgtacaccaagtcagaaccataggataaataaagggggtatATAagcaatgaaagctcttacaatattttatgattacatttctctaaaacaggctataggctacatgtgcaccaccaaccaagtcagaacagtaggctaagctATGTGGGGGAACGTGACCAAATTATTAGGATGAGGCACATGggttactaacagcttactacacaacatacacttagtattattttcttagctacagtatagatATCTCCCTGGAATATTACATTTATGCAGCagcaagacatttttggactcacctcacttgaacaggaaagtGGCGCAGCAGTCATTCTGGGCAAAATTTGTCAAACTGTCatcagtctggcattctctggactTATGGTgcggtgctttcaagacaactggaaacttgaTGGCAGGGACCTAGTGAGCTccctgccccagtgatgtacttggccatacgcactaccctctgtagtccCTTGCAGTCAGATGCCAAGTAGTTgtcataccaagcggtgatgcagccagtcaaggtgctctcagtggtgcagctgcagaatttgaggatctgagggccgattgcaaatcttttcagcctccagAGGTGGAAggggcattgtcgtgccctcctCATGACCATGTTGATGTGTCTGGATCATGAAAGATCCTTAGGGACGTGGACACGGATTtctgtttccctgcattaaaatcactggCCACTAAAAGCACCGCCTCCGGGTGTGcaatttcttgtttgcttatggccctatacagctcgttgagtgtggtcttagtgacagcattggtttggtggtggtaaaatggacagctacgaaaaatagtTGAAAACTCTCATGGTAAATAacatggtctgcagcttatcatgaggtttGGGGACTCAAGCATGCAAAAACATTAAGAGATCATGCACCAGTTGGTTAACAAAGAGACAGACCCCCCATCTTACCTGAGGATGCTGACCAGTCTTGACAATGCATGGAAAAGCCAGAAGTATATTATCCATGTTCTTGTTCAGCCAAAACTCCATAAAACATAGAATATTAAAGTTCTTCAGGTCCCGTTGATAGAATAGTCTcaaacggagctcatccagtctGTTCTCTAGTGACTGGCGGTTTATTTGCACACCAACGTATTCTAGTCAGAATGCCAGCTGGTCTGCCACAAATGCAGCAACCACCATTGGATATTTTAACAAAATAAACAGGTACTTAAGTTAAAGGCTTTTTATTTTCAATTGGTAGGTTGATAGCGGTCTACAATAATAAAATACAACAAATCAGAAAAAAATAGGAGAAATAATCAATACAATTATTTCAATGTACAAAAGCCTAATCGCCCACACAGTCCCCAAGACTTATCCCCTCCCCAATCACCCTGATCTGGTTTAAAAAACAGCAGCAGCATACTTAAGTTGCTGTCTTCTGTGGAAATAATATCTGTGAAGATAGTACGACATGAGGACAAAACTGTTTTCTTCTATAGATTACAGCTGAGAGTTCATAGTATCAGGTCTGACATGCCTTTAGCGTAATTGCAATATCGACCCAGTTGGAACGATAAAACTCACATCACTGAATTCCATTCAATAGTTAACATGGAATTCTGAGACAGACAGTGCAATTCAAGGAATTCAATCCGTGACAGCCTATGATAATATCCCTATAAAGGAGCAGAGTAGATGAATGACCGTTGAATGTGCACAAAGCTGCAAAACATTCATACAAATACACTGTTGGCTACAATTACATTTAATAGGAACAGCGTGTCCCATTTACTCACATCAAATAGAATTTGAGGGAGTAGAAATTAAAATCAGGAGTATTGGGGTGAAGTATAGAGATAGGGCTTCAAATGAAATGAAGGGCCAACAGTACTATTGAGTCAATTCATCCAATGCAACAATGTTAATCTACAAAAACAAATATGCATTTGGCAACATCAAATACTATCAAGGGAATGAGGCAGGACTGAGGTGGGATATTTCAAGAAAGAAAATGTTCAATATAACAGATCGAGAAATGCAAGTTCAGTTGGGAGAAGCTTGGGGGTGGGAGGGGATTGTTGACAGTGGGGACAATAGCCCAGTCCCAAAACCACTAAACCTTTGCAGATGACAACAAACCAGATAGGACTAAGAAATATAGATAGATCCCCTAAAAGTATTACAAGATTCAGTCCAGAAGCATCTATCACTTAGGTTTTTGCAGATCTAAAGGGATGAGACGGATGTAAACAAACTAGTGACAGCTCAACCTTTCAATGAGGCTTAGGGGAGCTTACAAAAAAAAGCTTTGAAATTAAATGTATTCATGACACTAGTATATAGAGACGCACTTTGACTGTGAATCTCTCTGCCAGACACTTTCCCTCACCAACACCAGCTAGACCGTGATGGCCAGCTGTTTGATTCAACAACATACAACAATGGAAATTACACAAGATATGTTTATAATATATTTTATGCTTTTTTGTGCTTATACACATCTCATTCCTTCAGATCTGTAAACACTGAAGAGGTAAGAGCTATGGTTAGTTCTGGACCAGACCAAGGTGAAGCCATTGTATTGTCATTTCTTAGTTACACCTATCCACTTCCTTAAGACAGCAAACGGGAAATTGGTGAGGGAAAGAGGCAACGGGCTATTTTTGGAGTGAACAAAATGGCTCTTGTGATTAGAGGAAATAaggtgttgttgttctgggagGGATGACCCGCTCTGAGTCGGGCACGGCGCGGAACAGCTTGGGCTCCCGGGTGTTCACGTCTTTGAAGACCATGATGGAGGCAATGTTTCCACAGCGGTAACAGTAGTTGGGCGCGGACCACACCGTCACCAGCTTCTCGTCAAACATGAACTTGTAGCCCTCGTGGACCAGCTGGTGTGCACGGCAAATCAGCTTCAGATTATTGATGTGAACAAACTGAAATGGGTCAAACAGAACCACAGATGAGCTCAGTATTCAACATAGGTCTCTCTTTCAAattgaaaaagaaaaaaaaaacacaaaaatgcACAAAACAAATTGGGCAGCAGGGATCGTGATCCAGGAGGTGATTGTCTCTGCTATAACCAAGAAGCTTGAGCTTACAAGCTAGCAAGTTAGAGAACCAAATGCATAACTGGAGCCCTGAACTGGAGATAAGTTAACTATCTAAGATGTGCCaaataaataatattttataAGCAGTGGCGTAGCATGCAAACCCAGAGCATTTTTACTGTATTGAAAATCATACCTTTGGTATTTCAAAATATCccggtatactgtatataccaccCAAGCCTACCGTCTAGGTCTATTCATATCATCATTATAAGCTGTAGTAGTTAGCCCTCTACTCAGGACAATTTGATGCGTTTACCTCATTAGTGACCTTGGCGCCAAACAGCCAGCCTGCACCTCGCGGACTGATGGCCCAGGTGTCCACATCCTCTGGGTCCGACCACACCAGGTCACAGAAGGCCCCCTTGTGGGGAATCTCTTGGTTGCGCTCGATTGTGCGGATCTGGTCCAGGGTCTTGATGTCAGGTGAAAGACCACCATGCACACAAAGGACCTGCTCGTCTATCAACTGTGGTAAGAAACTCTGTAAGTGATTGATTCATATGTGTGGGAAAATGTAAGATAGATAGAGCACATGTATTCAAAGAAGTGTGAATGGTCATGGTGATTGGACTTACAGCCGCTACTGTTAGCATGTCAAACACTTTAGTGCAGTATCGCCACGCATTTGCATTTCCATATTTAGTTTGGCACTCATCTGCAAAAAATAACAGGTAAAAATCGAGAACACTTTACAAATCTGGCagcacttattattattattatgttttttaCACTGAACGAAACTATAAGCATAACACGCAACAATTTAAAAACTttaactgagttacagttcacattTATGTGTTCCCTAGTggcacagaggtctaaggcacggCATATCAGCgctagaggcatcactgcagaccctggttagattccaggctgtgtcacaaccggccgtgattgggagtcctatagggcggcacacaatttaaccagcattgtccgggttagggtttgctggggtaggccgtcattgtaaataagaatttgttcttaactgactggcctagttaaataaaggttaaataataaaatGTAGGGAAATCAGAAATtcattaattaggccctaatctatggatttcactcgACTGGGAATACCGATATGCATCTATTGGTCACAGATAACTTTAAAAAACAATTGGGGCGggggtcagaaaaccagtcagtatctggtgtgaccaccatttgcctcatacagTGCAAAACATCTCCTTCGCATCGAGTTGACCAGGCtgctgattgtggcctgtggaatgttgtcccactcttttTCAATGGCtatgtgaagttgctggatattggtgggaactgagACACGCTGTGGTACATATTGATCCAGATCATCCCAAAcaggctcaatgggtgacatgttgggtgagtacgcaggccatggaagaactccAAGAATTAGTGTTCGTACAGACAGTGGCAAatcaaattcaaggactttttCAAGCACTAATATTTTCAAGGGCCATCAATTTGTAATACTTAATGT belongs to Oncorhynchus keta strain PuntledgeMale-10-30-2019 chromosome 9, Oket_V2, whole genome shotgun sequence and includes:
- the LOC118387322 gene encoding serine/threonine-protein phosphatase 6 catalytic subunit isoform X2, translating into MRLCDYVCDLLLEESNVQPVSTPVTVCGDIHGQFYDLCELFRTGGQVPDTNYIFMGDFVDRGYYSLETFTYLLALKAKWPDRITLLRGNHESRQITQVYGFYDECQTKYGNANAWRYCTKVFDMLTVAALIDEQVLCVHGGLSPDIKTLDQIRTIERNQEIPHKGAFCDLVWSDPEDVDTWAISPRGAGWLFGAKVTNEFVHINNLKLICRAHQLVHEGYKFMFDEKLVTVWSAPNYCYRCGNIASIMVFKDVNTREPKLFRAVPDSERVIPPRTTTPYFL
- the LOC118387322 gene encoding serine/threonine-protein phosphatase 6 catalytic subunit isoform X1, whose product is MAPLDLDKYVEIARQCKYLPENDLKRLCDYVCDLLLEESNVQPVSTPVTVCGDIHGQFYDLCELFRTGGQVPDTNYIFMGDFVDRGYYSLETFTYLLALKAKWPDRITLLRGNHESRQITQVYGFYDECQTKYGNANAWRYCTKVFDMLTVAALIDEQVLCVHGGLSPDIKTLDQIRTIERNQEIPHKGAFCDLVWSDPEDVDTWAISPRGAGWLFGAKVTNEFVHINNLKLICRAHQLVHEGYKFMFDEKLVTVWSAPNYCYRCGNIASIMVFKDVNTREPKLFRAVPDSERVIPPRTTTPYFL